In Sesamum indicum cultivar Zhongzhi No. 13 linkage group LG1, S_indicum_v1.0, whole genome shotgun sequence, the sequence taggcgcgtttgaaaataaaaatatttttttacaaagaattttacttgtaaagattattttaaccgtatatattaaaattattattataagaagggcaaaaatgtcaagattttgttagaaaaattcattaaataagatttttaaccAATAAAGAatccataataattaatcaacaaaGCAACAATaagtactataattttttttttaaaaaaaatacccacatccagtaaaatttaaattcaaaacctcgattttcttttttgcttctGAATTTCACCACTTAAATTGGGCCTCGTCACTAAAAtccacaataaaaaaaaaagcaataattgagtaaaataaaaaatatatacaaaatgaccaaaatatccCCGAACACAAGACAGTTGCCCTGTGTGAGCATGTGTTGTTGAGATGGGTATGTTTTGGACCTACCCCTCATATACCTAATCATAATAATTGCAAAACATTAAATGTTTTGCTTAAAACATGTTTCCAAaattattagggataatttatttttgtaaataataattaatctaaCAACAATAGTCTTATTATTCCATCCCTAGGATCATGCTTGTGATTCAATCAAGGTTTCtcactatttattatttatttatttatttgttgtcCAGACAACGATAGGGACTGCACGTGCATGTTGGTTTTATCCGATGAATTAgataaatttgtttgattattttaaatatgtgttTACAAGATTGATActgataattcaatttttttttataattatttcaaaaaaattactgaataataaattaataatgttgCAATTATTCACTTCTTGTGCTGATAACtttgttcttatttttaatccacaaaaaataaaaataaataagactTACTCTAGATCcgattttttcttcttgttagaaaataataagttattacattttaaattttgattattaacaattataataatttacaattaactatcatcaatattttttattaaaataaataaataattgtagtaTATAAAAATCTACATCGTTAGTAGAACTAAAACACATAATGATAATGTCGTGAAGTCTCGACTTTACCATTGAAATTAACTCGATATGATTTGGTAATAACCGACATCGAGAATAATGGTCAAAAGCTTGTCAACTGCATGAAATGACCAAAATGACCCAAACTTTCACTTAAATTCCCAATAAGTAAGGCATGGATTGTAATTTCCTGCAAACTCAGGGGCATTTTCATTGAGAGAAAGGCATAAATACCCTCCCAATCCTCCTCCATTTTAATTCAAAACCGGCATCTCTCTTCCCCTCCCTACCcaagaaaacacacacaaattccagagagagaaagactaacagagagagagagtcatGAAGAAATTGATAGTAGTGCTACTCTGTGCCACTTTTCATAttgcattttctttaattgatGGTAAGCTTTTCCAattcttgctttttttttttttttttttggttaaaaatcCAAATTACATCTGCTTGATCGAACAAATCACACCACAAATATAATGTACTTATTCCTGAATTGTATATCAAATAagtatatcatatttgttatataattaatttaaatctaattatgtGCTGACAGTTTCAATATTGTGCGTCAGTCGGGCATTATGTGTTTCATTATATTCTCGTTGAAtggtttaattttgtaacataTGAACATTCATAGCAATTACTTGAAATAATGTAGAATAatatccaaaaaatttaaatgactataaattttaaatctttataATTGAGTAATATGGAGGgcaatattacttaatttgttTCCCCCTTGAGATTGAAACTTGAGAATTGAACTTATAATGTGCcggattatatatatgttaattttgaacttgataattttcaattattttttatttatccttttgaaataatagaatttaatatatgCAAACCGTTTAATATTTACAGGCCATGTGTACATAACAAAACAgatgatgtaatttttatatacataatatgtatatataaataaaatataatttgagaatataatttgaaattgtttgaataaataaaaaatatgttaggACAGAGTATGGCAAGACAGGGAAGCATGGGTGCGTAAGCCATGTTGGATGAGTTAAATCTCAAAatcatagttttatttttaactatgaatCGGTGGACATAGCATGTGATAGCATGGTGTGTACAGTTGGTACATCACACTACCCATCCAAATCATATTACAAATTGTTCTTAATCttacaaaagagaaacaatATATTGTCCTAACACGTGATAACAAATGTCATTGTCAAATTTACAATTCTTtgtgtattaaaatttaattgtggAGTTCCATCCTGTTGGCAGGACAACTGCCCAATGGCAACTTTGAATTTGGGCCGAAGCCCTCGCAAATGAAGGGCACGAAGGTGATGGACCCCCACAGCATACCGCACTGGGAGACGTCCGGTTTCGTGGAGTACATAAAGTCGGGGCAAAAACAAGGCGACATGCTGCTGGTGGTGCCAGAGGGTGCCTCGGCTGTTCGGCTAGGAGACGAGGCATCCATCAAGACCAAGGTTAAGGTGAAGAATGGGTTGTTTTACTCAGTTTCTTTCAGTGCAGCAAGGACTTGTGCACAAGAAGAGAAGCTGAATGTGTCCGTTTCACCCAATTCAGAGTCCATGGATTGGGGGATTTTGCCTATGCAGACAGTGTATAGTAGTGATGGATGGGACTCTTATTGTTGGGGTTTCTTGGCCCAATCCAATGAGATTGAGATTGTGATCCATAATCCAGGAGTTGAGAAGGACAAAGCTTGTGGCCCACTAATTGATTCTGTTGCACTCAAGGCCTTGTACACTCCTAAGAGACAAAGAGGTAAAGTTTTACAATAGAGCAAACAATCAAATAAGATGTATACTGCGTTTGTTATCAATTGATTCAGCTCGATCCAACGGCAGGACTTTTCCTACTTGCTATAGTCTAACTAATGTTTGTTGTAATAAATGGTGCAGGTAACATGTTGAAAAATGGGAACTTTGAAGAGGGTCCATACATCTTCCCTAACACTAGTTGGGGTGTTTTGATTCCTCCCAACATTGAGGATGATCACTCTCCACTGCCTGGATGGATGATTGAGTCCCTCAAAGCCGTGAAGTATATAGATTCTGATCACTTTGGGGTGCCAGAAGGAAAACGGGCAGTAGAGTTGGTGGCAGGTAGGGAAAGGGAGGGAAAGGGCGTTAGCACAAACTGTGAGAACCGTGCCTGGAAAAACATACGACCTCATATTTTCAATAGGTGATGCTAAGAATTCTTGTGAAGGATCCATGATGGTTGAGGCAACTGCAGGAAAAGTCATCCTCCAAGTTCCTTACGAATCAAAGGGAGCTGGAGGGTTTAAACGTGCTAAGCTGAGGTTTAAAGCCATTTCAACTCGAACTAGGATCAGATTCTTGAGCACATATTACCACATGAAGAGCGATAATTCTGGGTCTCTATGTGGTCCGGTGATTGATGACGTGAAGTTGGTCGGTGTTCGACGTCCAGGACGTGTCTGATCGTGTTTAGAATATTATCATTATGCgatttatatgatatttatcTATGTTATTATCTAGCTTGAAAAATTTTTCCCTTCTTTCCCCTATGGAAAATGAGGTAAAACTTGTTTTACGGTGGTTTTACATGTAACTATGTTCATCTATCTTTTagcatttatataattctatgtTAGTTCAATTTCTTTATCATCAATAGTTATTATCTCTTCATTATATTGAAGTCATACTGATTTATGAtcgatttattaattaataaattgcatttccCAATATCTTCAAAAGAATAAGAGTTAATTAGACTTATATCTcttacaaaaatacaaaattatacttttttttaaaaagttttggaattatacatacactaaatttaaaaattcactgCTTACACCTAACCTCCTTTTATCAGGAATTAAATGAGAAAGACTGATGTTAGCAAAaggaattgcataaatttctcattttaccctttatttaatattttcatgtaataattttgtatttatgaagggaaaaatgaaatgatgtTAAATTcaccccatatatatatatattatatttatctctttctaagcaaaaaaatatacatgagaatattaaaatgagatgaaaaattaaaaatattatgtatttttctttgcttacatcaatattttctgTCTGACCCTAATGGAATAAGGTCATGtgtaaaatgagaaatttttgAACGGGTGTTAgtataattctaattttttttaaaaatatataattttatatttttaaaggggatctaactataattaattcaaaaaaaaataatacatagaaaatatccaaaaaaCAGGATATATTAACCCGTGGGCCTATACGAACCCAAAGCCT encodes:
- the LOC105164253 gene encoding LOW QUALITY PROTEIN: uncharacterized protein LOC105164253 (The sequence of the model RefSeq protein was modified relative to this genomic sequence to represent the inferred CDS: deleted 1 base in 1 codon) yields the protein MKKLIVVLLCATFHIAFSLIDGQLPNGNFEFGPKPSQMKGTKVMDPHSIPHWETSGFVEYIKSGQKQGDMLLVVPEGASAVRLGDEASIKTKVKVKNGLFYSVSFSAARTCAQEEKLNVSVSPNSESMDWGILPMQTVYSSDGWDSYCWGFLAQSNEIEIVIHNPGVEKDKACGPLIDSVALKALYTPKRQRGNMLKNGNFEEGPYIFPNTSWGVLIPPNIEDDHSPLPGWMIESLKAVKYIDSDHFGVPEGKRAVELVAVGKGRERALAQTVRTVPGKTYDLIFSIGDAKNSCEGSMMVEATAGKVILQVPYESKGAGGFKRAKLRFKAISTRTRIRFLSTYYHMKSDNSGSLCGPVIDDVKLVGVRRPGRV